Proteins from one Triticum aestivum cultivar Chinese Spring chromosome 7A, IWGSC CS RefSeq v2.1, whole genome shotgun sequence genomic window:
- the LOC123154429 gene encoding uncharacterized protein, whose amino-acid sequence MDYQSNTLSNFSREERSSITKSRSSDLPEEALMAEILGSAVASESVSRIFSILSGNSREDGGAEDNAERLEFAVLKIHSVVAVAEDWRILHQPLLDWKARLKRVAEEGDGILRAHRRRSAERERDEGVARKAVPVHKRVTRAAARFLPFRRGKDDDGDPGEATVRRFERLAHVADEFFRYVQLGGRPKSLTVSMEVPAEPLLAGKTLEFSLRNGSRDALLLLHPCDGNGEVVLFLSCDDSAAWEKNVKLCVVFQLLERTDILDIVMSSLQLLPPQFGAACATAREFVREARAQETSYAGASSMSMRCVSSAWRCHRNSTDGGCAATDGMPRLPWPIVRVDAVYFAMPQNYSPDAPADQNKLLKLACHITPHLVPETYSRHYRQIGTETLQELSPEVADEGASACGREAAWWCPRSSTFLSVEPEFSVPPPTLQQLFLVQSLKGAM is encoded by the coding sequence ATGGATTACCAGTCCAACACGCTGAGCAATTTCTCACGGGAAGAAAGAAGTTCCATCACCAAAAGTAGGAGCTCTGATCTACCAGAGGAAGCCCTCATGGCTGAGATATTAGGATCCGCGGTTGCGAGCGAGTCCGTGAGCAGAATTTTCTCGATCCTATCAGGCAACTCGAGAGAGGATGGGGGTGCGGAGGACAACGCCGAGAGGCTGGAGTTCGCGGTGCTGAAGATCCACAGCGTTGTGGCCGTCGCCGAAGACTGGCGCATACTCCACCAACCATTGCTGGACTGGAAGGCGAGGCTGAAGCGCGTAGCCGAGGAAGGCGATGGCATCCTGCGCGCTCACAGGAGGAGGTCTGCGGAGCGCGAACGGGACGAGGGGGTTGCGAGGAAGGCTGTTCCCGTTCACAAGCGCGTCACTCGGGCAGCGGCACGCTTCTTGCCTTTCCGCCGCGGCAAGGACGACGACGGTGATCCGGGCGAGGCGACGGTGCGGAGGTTCGAGAGGCTAGCGCATGTCGCCGATGAGTTCTTCCGTTACGTCCAGCTTGGGGGCCGCCCGAAGAGCTTGACGGTGTCCATGGAAGTTCCTGCGGAGCCTCTGCTTGCAGGGAAGACGCTCGAGTTCTCCCTCAGGAACGGCAGCCGGGACGCCCTCCTGCTGCTCCACCCGTGCGACGGCAACGGGGAGGTCGTTCTGTTCCTCTCCTGCGACGACAGCGCGGCGTGGGAGAAGAACGTGAAGCTCTGCGTGGTGTTCCAGCTACTCGAGCGTACCGACATCTTGGATATCGTCATGTCTTCCTTGCAGCTGCTGCCTCCCCAGTTCGGCGCCGCCTGTGCGACGGCGAGGGAGTTCGTCAGGGAGGCGCGAGCGCAGGAAACGAGCTATGCCGGCGCGTCGTCCATGTCGATGCGGTGCGTCTCATCGGCGTGGAGGTGTCACCGCAATTCCACGGACGGGGGATGCGCGGCGACCGACGGCATGCCGCGGCTGCCGTGGCCGATCGTTCGAGTCGACGCCGTGTACTTCGCCATGCCGCAGAACTATTCGCCGGATGCGCCTGCGGACCAGAACAAGCTTCTGAAATTGGCATGTCATATCACTCCCCATCTTGTGCCCGAGACGTACTCCCGGCACTACCGGCAGATTGGGACGGAAACACTGCAAGAGCTGTCACCCGAAGTGGCCGACGAAGGAGCTTCAGCTTGCGGACGGGAGGCGGCGTGGTGGTGTCCTCGCAGCTCAACGTTTTTGTCGGTGGAACCAGAGTTTTCGGTGCCGCCGCCGACGCTGCAGCAGTTGTTCCTGGTGCAAAGCTTGAAGGGGGCAATGTAG